One window from the genome of Bufo bufo chromosome 4, aBufBuf1.1, whole genome shotgun sequence encodes:
- the LOC120997188 gene encoding T-box transcription factor T-like isoform X1 has translation MSLSATESCGKNLQYRVDHLLSAVENELQAGSEKGDPTERELKVSLEEQDLWLRFKELTNEMIVTKNGRRMFPVLKVSVSGLDPNAMYTFLLDFVSADNHRWKYVNGEWVPGGKPEPQAPSCVYIHPDSPNFGAHWMKDAVSFSKVKLTNKMNGGGQIMLNSLHKYEPRIHIVRVGGSQRMITSHSFPETQFIAVTAYQNEEITALKIKHNPFAKAFLDAKERNDHKELLDEAIDGQQGYSQLGSWLIPGTGSLCSPANPHSQFGAPIALSSPHGCDRYSSLRNHRAAPYPNPYSHRNNSPTTIQDNSSSCLSMLQSHDNWSSLQMPAHTGMLSMTHPTSTSNASSQYPNLWSVNNSTISPVSQSGGIPNGLGSQYLRGSTTHYSSLSHGVASPSSVSPLYDHGATTDIVENQYEVTNHSRLSSPWTPVAPTSM, from the exons ATGAGTTTAAGTGCAACTGAGAGTTGTGGAAAGAACTTACAGTATCGAGTAGATCATCTTCTCAGTGCAGTGGAAAATGAGCTTCAAGCTGGAAGTGAGAAGGGGGACCCTACAGAAAGAGAGctcaaagtttctttggaagaGCAAGACCTTTGGTTACGATTCAAGGAGCTCACCAATGAGATGATTGTCACAAAAAATGGCAG GCGAATGTTTCCTGTGCTAAAAGTGAGTGTTTCTGGACTAGACCCCAATGCTATGTACACATTCCTGCTAGATTTTGTGTCAGCAGACAACCACCGGTGGAAGTATGTAAATGGAGAATGGGTTCCAGGAGGAAAACCGGAGCCGCAAGCTCCAAGCTGCGTCTACATTCACCCAGATTCCCCAAACTTTGGAGCCCATTGGATGAAAGATGCTGTTTCTTTCAGTAAAGTTAAACTCACAAATAAAATGAATGGTGGAGGCCAG ATTATGCTAAACTCATTGCACAAATATGAGCCCAGAATTCACATAGTTAGAGTAGGAGGATCCCAAAGAATGATCACCAGCCACTCCTTTCCAGAAACACAATTCATTGCTGTGACTGCTTACCAGAATGAAGAG ATTACTGCTCTTAAAATAAAGCACAATCCCTTTGCCAAGGCTTTTCTGGATGCTAAAGAGAG AAATGACCATAAAGAACTTCTGGATGAAGCCATTGATGGTCAACAAGGTTACTCACAAT TAGGTAGCTGGCTCATTCCTGGTACCGGATCCTTATGCTCTCCTGCAAATCCTCATTCTCAGTTTGGAGCACCAATAGCCCTGTCTTCTCCTCATGGCTGTGATCGATACTCCTCTCTGCGGAATCACCGGGCAGCTCCATATCCAAACCCATACTCTCACAGAAACAATTCTCCAA CAACTATACAAGATAACTCATCTTCCTGTTTGTCTATGCTCCAGTCACATGATAATTGGTCAAGTCTTCAAATGCCTGCTCATACAGGAATGCTCTCTATGACGCACCCCACAAGCACCTCAAATGCTTCCAG TCAGTATCCAAACTTGTGGTCTGTGAACAACAGCACTATTTCTCCAGTTTCTCAGTCTGGAGGAATCCCTAATGGATTAGGTTCACAGTACTTACGAGGATCTACAACTCATTACTCATCTCTTTCACATGGAGTAGCTTCACCATCCTCAGTATCACCATTATACGATCATGGAGCAACTACAGATATTGTAGAGAATCAATATGAAGTCACAAACCATTCTAGATTATCATCACCATGGACACCAGTCGCACCCACCTCCATGTAA
- the LOC120997188 gene encoding T-box transcription factor T-like isoform X3, whose protein sequence is MSLSATESCGKNLQYRVDHLLSAVENELQAGSEKGDPTERELKVSLEEQDLWLRFKELTNEMIVTKNGRRMFPVLKVSVSGLDPNAMYTFLLDFVSADNHRWKYVNGEWVPGGKPEPQAPSCVYIHPDSPNFGAHWMKDAVSFSKVKLTNKMNGGGQIMLNSLHKYEPRIHIVRVGGSQRMITSHSFPETQFIAVTAYQNEEITALKIKHNPFAKAFLDAKERNDHKELLDEAIDGQQGYSQSTIQDNSSSCLSMLQSHDNWSSLQMPAHTGMLSMTHPTSTSNASSQYPNLWSVNNSTISPVSQSGGIPNGLGSQYLRGSTTHYSSLSHGVASPSSVSPLYDHGATTDIVENQYEVTNHSRLSSPWTPVAPTSM, encoded by the exons ATGAGTTTAAGTGCAACTGAGAGTTGTGGAAAGAACTTACAGTATCGAGTAGATCATCTTCTCAGTGCAGTGGAAAATGAGCTTCAAGCTGGAAGTGAGAAGGGGGACCCTACAGAAAGAGAGctcaaagtttctttggaagaGCAAGACCTTTGGTTACGATTCAAGGAGCTCACCAATGAGATGATTGTCACAAAAAATGGCAG GCGAATGTTTCCTGTGCTAAAAGTGAGTGTTTCTGGACTAGACCCCAATGCTATGTACACATTCCTGCTAGATTTTGTGTCAGCAGACAACCACCGGTGGAAGTATGTAAATGGAGAATGGGTTCCAGGAGGAAAACCGGAGCCGCAAGCTCCAAGCTGCGTCTACATTCACCCAGATTCCCCAAACTTTGGAGCCCATTGGATGAAAGATGCTGTTTCTTTCAGTAAAGTTAAACTCACAAATAAAATGAATGGTGGAGGCCAG ATTATGCTAAACTCATTGCACAAATATGAGCCCAGAATTCACATAGTTAGAGTAGGAGGATCCCAAAGAATGATCACCAGCCACTCCTTTCCAGAAACACAATTCATTGCTGTGACTGCTTACCAGAATGAAGAG ATTACTGCTCTTAAAATAAAGCACAATCCCTTTGCCAAGGCTTTTCTGGATGCTAAAGAGAG AAATGACCATAAAGAACTTCTGGATGAAGCCATTGATGGTCAACAAGGTTACTCACAAT CAACTATACAAGATAACTCATCTTCCTGTTTGTCTATGCTCCAGTCACATGATAATTGGTCAAGTCTTCAAATGCCTGCTCATACAGGAATGCTCTCTATGACGCACCCCACAAGCACCTCAAATGCTTCCAG TCAGTATCCAAACTTGTGGTCTGTGAACAACAGCACTATTTCTCCAGTTTCTCAGTCTGGAGGAATCCCTAATGGATTAGGTTCACAGTACTTACGAGGATCTACAACTCATTACTCATCTCTTTCACATGGAGTAGCTTCACCATCCTCAGTATCACCATTATACGATCATGGAGCAACTACAGATATTGTAGAGAATCAATATGAAGTCACAAACCATTCTAGATTATCATCACCATGGACACCAGTCGCACCCACCTCCATGTAA
- the LOC120997188 gene encoding T-box transcription factor T-like isoform X2 — protein MSLSATESCGKNLQYRVDHLLSAVENELQAGSEKGDPTERELKVSLEEQDLWLRFKELTNEMIVTKNGRRMFPVLKVSVSGLDPNAMYTFLLDFVSADNHRWKYVNGEWVPGGKPEPQAPSCVYIHPDSPNFGAHWMKDAVSFSKVKLTNKMNGGGQIMLNSLHKYEPRIHIVRVGGSQRMITSHSFPETQFIAVTAYQNEEITALKIKHNPFAKAFLDAKERNDHKELLDEAIDGQQGYSQCSWLIPGTGSLCSPANPHSQFGAPIALSSPHGCDRYSSLRNHRAAPYPNPYSHRNNSPTTIQDNSSSCLSMLQSHDNWSSLQMPAHTGMLSMTHPTSTSNASSQYPNLWSVNNSTISPVSQSGGIPNGLGSQYLRGSTTHYSSLSHGVASPSSVSPLYDHGATTDIVENQYEVTNHSRLSSPWTPVAPTSM, from the exons ATGAGTTTAAGTGCAACTGAGAGTTGTGGAAAGAACTTACAGTATCGAGTAGATCATCTTCTCAGTGCAGTGGAAAATGAGCTTCAAGCTGGAAGTGAGAAGGGGGACCCTACAGAAAGAGAGctcaaagtttctttggaagaGCAAGACCTTTGGTTACGATTCAAGGAGCTCACCAATGAGATGATTGTCACAAAAAATGGCAG GCGAATGTTTCCTGTGCTAAAAGTGAGTGTTTCTGGACTAGACCCCAATGCTATGTACACATTCCTGCTAGATTTTGTGTCAGCAGACAACCACCGGTGGAAGTATGTAAATGGAGAATGGGTTCCAGGAGGAAAACCGGAGCCGCAAGCTCCAAGCTGCGTCTACATTCACCCAGATTCCCCAAACTTTGGAGCCCATTGGATGAAAGATGCTGTTTCTTTCAGTAAAGTTAAACTCACAAATAAAATGAATGGTGGAGGCCAG ATTATGCTAAACTCATTGCACAAATATGAGCCCAGAATTCACATAGTTAGAGTAGGAGGATCCCAAAGAATGATCACCAGCCACTCCTTTCCAGAAACACAATTCATTGCTGTGACTGCTTACCAGAATGAAGAG ATTACTGCTCTTAAAATAAAGCACAATCCCTTTGCCAAGGCTTTTCTGGATGCTAAAGAGAG AAATGACCATAAAGAACTTCTGGATGAAGCCATTGATGGTCAACAAGGTTACTCACAAT GTAGCTGGCTCATTCCTGGTACCGGATCCTTATGCTCTCCTGCAAATCCTCATTCTCAGTTTGGAGCACCAATAGCCCTGTCTTCTCCTCATGGCTGTGATCGATACTCCTCTCTGCGGAATCACCGGGCAGCTCCATATCCAAACCCATACTCTCACAGAAACAATTCTCCAA CAACTATACAAGATAACTCATCTTCCTGTTTGTCTATGCTCCAGTCACATGATAATTGGTCAAGTCTTCAAATGCCTGCTCATACAGGAATGCTCTCTATGACGCACCCCACAAGCACCTCAAATGCTTCCAG TCAGTATCCAAACTTGTGGTCTGTGAACAACAGCACTATTTCTCCAGTTTCTCAGTCTGGAGGAATCCCTAATGGATTAGGTTCACAGTACTTACGAGGATCTACAACTCATTACTCATCTCTTTCACATGGAGTAGCTTCACCATCCTCAGTATCACCATTATACGATCATGGAGCAACTACAGATATTGTAGAGAATCAATATGAAGTCACAAACCATTCTAGATTATCATCACCATGGACACCAGTCGCACCCACCTCCATGTAA